The following are from one region of the Nicotiana tomentosiformis chromosome 7, ASM39032v3, whole genome shotgun sequence genome:
- the LOC104097806 gene encoding uncharacterized protein — protein MGDNDHCFVEWKEQFVSKERGHRVVHYFLKDISGESILAVVGTERSVRHMFYVVSDEFLKAYAGENSVCAGFRWRSRREVVNWLTSMLSKQHLQSDFLKSPKDDHMSAFSVQPTDMASNKGSITRNLRVHSSDIVWSGEPWICSKQLKHYPTFCRNGITIAVHAFVFVMAEKENHYLAYLEDMYEDRKGQKKVKVRWFHFNREVRGVISLRNPHPREVFITPYAQVISAECVDGPAIVLTREHYEKCVAVFPNDLLTRVHFCFRQFKGNRVKPFELGKMRGYLDQSIFSCFSPDFFEDEEFSAKDDTKIGAKRPRKKYKEHQMTAYEESYKKLRNGFLSRRFNSNKHVGGELWYTPNFVVNEKIECLSQDSGIRGCWFRCTVLEVSRRQMKIRYDDIKDEDGCGNLEEWIPTFRLARPDKLGMRNSSRPTIRPFHSCDLRDVAFDMGAPVDAWWSDGWWEGIIVDTVKSENETYRVYVPGERMFLNIDRKNLRISRDWVGDQWVDIETNNDILSMVSFIQETKVSVLSSITSECQHASPMDHKVHATSVDEEAVHGFAEARPIDDHSKDSVCVNDEKQGDDIAEKRLTDNASRDMDLIKDEKHSTENNEKENDSNNNSSSSNDKHDTDCHLSDDNDSYNMDIDNEINEDINGEKSSEPEIDGRKCETEVMNMVA, from the exons ATGGGTGACAATGATCACTGCTTTGTTGAATGGAAGGAGCAATTTGTTTCGAAAGAGAGGGGACACCGTGTGGTTCACTATTTCTTGAAGGATATTTCAGGGGAGTCCATTCTTGCTGTTGTGGGCACTGAAAGAAGTGTTAGGCACATGTTCTATGTCGTCTCTGATGAGTTCTTGAAAGCTTATGCTGGTGAGAATTCTGTCTGTGCTGGCTTCAGATGGAGGTCAAGGAgagaagttgttaattggctcACCTCTATGCTATCAAAACAGCACTTACAAAGTGATTTTTTGA AATCACCAAAAGATGATCATATGTCTGCATTCAGTGTCCAACCAACAGATATGGCAAGCAACAAG GGTTCTATAACAAGAAACTTGAGAGTACATTCTTCCGACATTGTTTGGTCAGGCGAACCATGGATATGCAGTAAACAGCTCAAACACTACCCAACATTTTGCCGGAATGGGATTACTATTGCA GTACACGCATTTGTCTTTGTCATGGCTGAAAAGGAAAATCACTACCTTGCATATCTTGAAGACATGTATGAGGACCGGAAGGGCCAGAAAAAAGTCAAAGTGAGATGGTTCCACTTTAATAGGGAAGTCAGAGGGGTTATCTCTTTAAGAAATCCTCACCCTAGAGAGGTTTTCATTACTCCTTATGCTCAGGTCATTAGTGCAGAGTGTGTAGATGGTCCGGCAATTGTCTTAACTCGGGAACATTATGAGAAGTGTGTAGCTGTTTTCCCCAATGACTTGCTAACAAGAGTACATTTCTGCTTCAGACAATTTAAGGGCAACAGAGTAAAACCTTTTGAATTAGGTAAAATGCGCGGCTACCTTGATCAATCAATTTTCTCATGTTTCAGTCCAGATTTCTTTGAAGACGAGGAGTTTAGTGCTAAGGATGATACGAAAATTGGAGCTAAAAGGCCAAGAAAGAAATATAAGGAGCATCAGATGACAGCATATGAAGAGTCCTACAAGAAGTTAAGGAATGGTTTCTTAAGTAGGAGATTTAACTCTAATAAGCATGTTGGAGGCGAGCTTTGGTATACTCCTAATTTTGTGGTTAATGAGAAGATTGAATGTCTGAGCCAAGATAGTGGAATCCGAGGGTGCTGGTTCAGATGCACAGTTTTGGAAGTATCTCGGAGACAGATGAAGATAAGGTATGATGATATTAAGGATGAAGATGGATGCGGAAACCTTGAG GAATGGATCCCCACATTTAGACTAGCGAGGCCTGATAAACTTGGGATGAGAAACTCAAGCCGTCCAACAATCAGGCCTTTCCATTCTTGTGACCTGAGAGATGTTGCCTTTGACATGGGAGCACCTGTTGATGCTTGGTGGAGTGATGGTTGGTGGGAAGGAATAATTGTTGACACAGTCAAATCAGAAAATGAAACCTATCGAGTTTATGTTCCTG GTGAGAGGATGTTTTTGAATATTGACAGAAAGAATCTAAGAATCTCAAGGGATTGGGTGGGAGATCAATGGGTAGATATTGAGACAAATAATGATATTCTTTCAATGGTCTCTTTCATCCAAGAAACCAAGGTTTCTGTATTATCAAGTATTACTTCGGAGTGCCAGCACGCTAGTCCCATGGATCATAAAGTTCATGCAACTAGTGTGGATGAAGAAGCCGTCCATGGTTTTGCAGAAGCAAGACCTATCGATGACCATTCAAAAGATTCGGTGTGTGTCAATGATGAGAAGCAAGGAGATGATATTGCAGAAAAGAGACTAACCGATAACGCCTCTAGAGATATGGACTTGATCAAGGATGAAAAACATTCAACTGAAAATAACGAAAAGGAGAATGATAGTAATAACAACAGCAGCAGCAGCAATGACAAGCATGACACAGACTGCCACCTTAGCGATGATAATGATTCTTACAACATGGACATTGACAATGAAATTAATGAGGACATCAACGGGGAAAAATCATCAGAACCTGAGATTGATGGGAGAAAATGTGAAACAGAAGTTATGAATATGGTGGCGTGA
- the LOC104097804 gene encoding zinc transporter 11 has translation MARYQPFLFVTLFLFLIISTAAHGGAHDGDADADSDSSAPSDKPHLRSRPLVLVKIWCLIIVFVGTFLGGISPYFMKWNEGFLVLGTQFAGGVFLGTALMHFLSDSNETFGDLTNKEYPFAFMLACAGYLLTMLADCVICFVYAKQNNSNDVQLQGDTENGKGNGIVTQGQSQVCDGREDYFSKAPLATASSLGDSILLIVALCFHSVFEGIAIGVADSKADAWRALWTVCLHKIFAAIAMGIALLRMIPNRPLLSCAAYAFAFAISSPIGVAIGIIIDATTQGVVADWIFAISMGLACGVFVYVSINHLLSRGYKPQKMVLVDKPQFKFLAVLLGVGVIAVVMIWDT, from the exons ATGGCACGTTATCAACCCTTTCTTTTCGTTACTCTCTTTCTTTTTCTCATCATCTCCACCGCTGCCCACGGCGGAGCTCACGACGGAGATGCTGATGCAGATTCCGACTCATCTGCACCCTCCGATAAACCCCATCTGAGATCTCGACCGTTGGTTCTTGTAAAAATATGGTGTTTGATTATAGTGTTCGTAGGGACTTTTCTTGGAGGAATATCACCTTATTTTATGAAATGGAATGAAGGGTTTTTGGTTCTTGGAACACAATTTGCTGGTGGGGTGTTTTTAGGGACAGCACTTATGCATTTCTTGAGTGATTCAAATGAGACATTTGGAGATTTGACGAATAAAGAATACCCTTTTGCTTTTATGTTGGCATGTGCTGGTTATTTGCTTACTATGTTGGCTGATTGTGTTATCTGTTTTGTTTATGCCAAGCAGAATAACAGCAACGATGTTCAGCTCCAAG GTGATACTGAAAATGGAAAAGGCAATGGGATTGTCACACAAGGGCAGTCACAG GTCTGTGATGGCAGAGAAGATTACTTTTCAAAAGCACCTCTTGCAACTGCATCTTCGCTTGGCGATAGCATCCTATTGATCGTGGCGCTGTGTTTCCATTCTGTCTTTGAGGGAATTGCCATTGGCGTCGCAGATTCAAAAGCCGATGCTTGGAGAGCTCTTTGGACTGTCTGTCTACACAAGATATTTGCTGCCATTGCAATGGGAATAGCTCTACTTAGGATGATCCCTAATCGTCCGCTGTTATCTTGTGCAGCATATGCTTTTGCCTTTGCCATCTCCAGTCCAATTGGTGTTGCCATTGGAATCATAATTGATGCCACAACTCAAGGGGTTGTTGCAGACTGGATCTTTGCAATATCAATGGGATTGGCTTGTGGGGTTTTTGTTTATGTATCCATTAATCATTTGCTTTCAAGGGGATACAAACCTCAGAAAATGGTTTTAGTTGACAAGCCTCAATTCAAGTTTTTGGCTGTCTTGTTAGGTGTTGGAGTGATTGCTGTGGTGATGATATGGGACACTTGA